A region from the Oncorhynchus keta strain PuntledgeMale-10-30-2019 chromosome 5, Oket_V2, whole genome shotgun sequence genome encodes:
- the LOC118365530 gene encoding transmembrane protein 205-like: MVTEGEPTDLVKVLHLLVLSFAWGMQLWVSFIAGFTLVKQVTLHTFGLVQSKLFPVYFYCLLGSNFVSLAVYAVYHPRELLDWHESLQMALYFVAVIMAGLNAQWFGPSATEVMFKLREVEQEHGLGNQIGIGSQREAYAKLREQDPKYKAYKSTFGHYHGLSNLCNLIGFICTTTNIVYTALNLHTI, from the exons ATGGTCACAGAAGGGGAGCCTACAGATTTGGTGAAAGTGCTGCACCTGCTGGTGCTGTCTTTCGCATGGGGAATGCAGTTGTGGGTCTCCTTTATAGCAG GTTTTACACTGGTGAAGCAGGTAACACTGCACACCTTTGGGCTGGTGCAAAGCAAGCTGTTCCCTGTCTATTTCTATTGCTTACTGGGCAGCAACTTTGTCAGCCTGGCTGTGTATGCAGTCTACCACCCCAGAGAGCTGCTGGATTGGCACGAAAGCCTGCAG ATGGCCCTGTACTTTGTGGCAGTCATCATGGCAGGTCTAAACGCACAGTGGTTTGGCCCGTCTGCCACAGAGGTCATGTTCAAGCTGCGGGAggtggagcaggagcatggcctgGGGAACCAAATAGGGATAGGGAGCCAGAGGGAAGCCTACGCCAAACTCAGGGAGCAGGACCCCAAGTACAAGGCCTACAAGAGCACCTTTGGCCACTATCATGGCCTGTCCAACCTATGCAACCTGATTGGCTTTATCTGCACAACCACCAACATAGTGTACACAGCTCTCAATTTACACACCATTTAG